Proteins from a single region of Cyanobacteria bacterium GSL.Bin1:
- a CDS encoding DUF4351 domain-containing protein, with amino-acid sequence MLGFTDVDLKQTHFYQDVYVEAEVNLVLRQLKHRFGELDSNLVEQIQALGVSELEALAEALLDFATVADLESWLQQSNV; translated from the coding sequence ATGTTGGGATTTACAGATGTTGATCTAAAGCAAACTCATTTCTATCAAGATGTTTACGTAGAAGCGGAAGTTAATTTAGTGCTTCGTCAACTCAAACATCGTTTTGGGGAGTTGGACAGCAATTTAGTGGAGCAAATTCAGGCTTTGGGTGTGTCGGAGTTGGAGGCGTTGGCGGAGGCACTTTTAGATTTTGCCACGGTTGCTGATTTGGAAAGTTGGTTACAACAATCAAATGTTTAG